The Megalopta genalis isolate 19385.01 chromosome 8, iyMegGena1_principal, whole genome shotgun sequence sequence AATAAActgcataaaataaataaagaagagAGATTAGTGGAATAAGCGATAAGAAACGCACAATATCTACGCGCAGCAATAACATAATAATTCGTATTATAATACAGAGTAAAGCGTCAATTATCCGAACCTTGGTTATGCGAACCAGTGTTTCGTAATCATTATTTATGTTAGATAGTAATTTATGATCTAGAGAAAAATTAAAGATCACTTCGAAAAGTTAGTGTCGAACGCGTCGCGGATACTTGTGCACGAGTTCGCTTAAAACGAGACCGGTTCGCTAATTATTCTAATAAGCGTTGGGTAAGGACTGTTTCCAACATTGTATACAGTTTCACGATCTTGCCGAGAAAGATTGCCTAATTGTAGCCGTCGAGTTATGCTAACGTTAAATTAGAATTTTTAATGATGCTCGCACCACGTGGAACAAGCGCGAATCCTAACCTCCGCGTACGTTTGGTAATGTTCGCGGGGTGTTAGGCGCGTTAACCGGGGATGGCGAGATGATAACTGTTGCACGCTCTCATCCGCGTGTTCTGATACCTTTTGATTATCTCGCTTATTTATCTGAAAGCTCTTGCATCGAATTGTATTATAATGCCTGTAATGGTGTATGTTTCTATTGTTCTCACGTTTGGTGAAGGATGGCTCGCCTCGGACGATTGTTATTAATTCTTGCCGCTAAAACGTTCGAGGATACGCAAAACCCTTGACTAACAATGGCGAACGCGAAATTTCTTCGCGCAGATGCAGGCACCGAACGATTAGAAGATCCTTAGAACCTTTCGCACCATTCGTTTGGCCTTTATCTCGTCGCTGGGCCGCTTTCGCCGACATTCTGCCACTTCTCAGGCAACGTCATAGCGAACAACATTATCGAGCTGTTGCTCAATGAAGGAACCATAATAAACTTTCTTCGACGAGAATTCATTCTCCGGCTGACACACCGATTCCAGTTCCCGCGCAGCCGTGTAACACCGTCGCGAGAACCGCCATTAACATCGTCCAAATCGTTCTAATTGCGCAAAAAGAGAGATTGTGTACGCTTTCACAATTAGGAACAGTAATAATAGAGCCATTATCATTACATTTTTCTCCACTCGATCTTCCCCATGCCGTGTCATTAAATGAAACCCCATTTAACGACTCGACTTACAAGAGTCTCGTTATTTGCTATTTCCTGGGATCTATCTCTGGAGGAGACAACAAGATTGAAACGGTATCTTTTCGATTACGGACGCAGTTTCTTTTGTTCGACACTATCGAATTGCCGGAGGGGTAGTTTCGTTGCAAGCTGTTGTACAGGATTCATCTACGATATAGCGAGGTACGCTTTAttaatttttgtgcgcaatctgagcgcgaattagggagaaattatacTGCATCACTTTGACCGTTCATGTGTGCGTAACGGAATTATTAGCTCAATTTTTCTTAGATATTGTCTACTAAACTAGTCCTTCTAAAAACTCCAAATAAATCAAATCGTTTGGTCTGATTTTAGAAAAGTTACTCCGTTCGAAATACAGTGCAAAAAACGTAAAAGGTAAATTGATTGTGTAAAATCGTTCACCTATAAATACAGTTGTTGTAAAATAcattcgtacatcttttaaaacggttTAATTTATAGCATTAAACGAAACTCTTTTAAATTATTCAAGATGAAAAGCGTCGTCACATGTATACGCCATATGAATCAAATAACGTGTTGTATAGTATTCAATTGTTCTAATCGGTAAACAATTTTGTGATATCTATATCTACGAaagatatttaaccctttgacatGCAAATAAAACAGAATTTGACGCGTtcgaaaaatactatttaatttggctcaacTGAACAGATATGTGCAAGCTGAGAAAGGGAACGTTTCattttgaaatttggattaTTGATTTGTGGATGCAATTTTGTTATTGGTACTGTCGAGAAGGTGGGAGGGTGGGGCATCTTGAACATTGTAAGAAAACCAGAGTCGACGCAAGAATGAAGCAACagagtaatttaataatatactgcACGGCGTCCGCCGAAAACAGTCTTTGACGAGTTAGATTCGTCAAAGTGTACAGTGACATATGAAATGAATGACGACCCCAACtcgtcattgtatgtcaagggATTAATCCTCGTAACAGGTCGCTCTATGAACGCGATGAAAGAGTGAACAATAAGATTCGGGAATGTTGCGAATCATCGTACCACATAGGCAATTTTGGTTCATTGAGAAATAGTATGATTTTTAAGGGAATATACGCAGGTCAAATTTTAGAGCAATGTTTTAATATTCAAACGATGCAAATATTATCTACAGTGACttattaattacatatttcCAATTCAAATACGATCTTGGGAGAAAATAAAATTGCCAAACTATTTTTCGAAGAATCGAAGTTTTTTTGTGGATACAATAAAAAGGCGTCATCTAAATGTACGTTCAGGTATAATCCTCCTTAAAATCGTATACCTTGTTACGTAACGCTTTAATTGCTTCTCATTTACTCTCTTCATTCCATCAATCGTAAATTCTTTCCAACATATCCTGGTAAAAAAAATCGTCTTAGGAAACCGTATAGTAGTAGGTACCATAGAAAACATTTCGACACCTCACAAATCGCTTGATTTAGCCTCGAAATGAATATGAATACACTCTGCAGCGAATCCTCGTACAATACAAAATATGGGAGATTCAAGCGAATATACAAGAACACGTTTTTGAGAATGATATTGCTGATTACATAATCGATAAAAGTTCTAATTAGTCTCTGTGGATGAACAGTATTTTTCATTCTACCAATTTCTAAATATAACCTTTTTCATTCTATCAATTTCTAAATACAGTATTTTTTATTCTACTAATTTCTAAATACAGTATTTTTCATTCCACCAATTTCTAAACACAGCatttatcaatataatatttctaaatacaGTATTTATcaatacaatatttaaaaattgacTTTATTAAAAGGCAATTATTCTGCACAACATTGAATACAAACATACATAGAATACGTTCACATAACATAGAAgtataattattcattattgtTAACGAAATCAATAGTGTATCTAATTCGAGGTCCAATCGCCTTagtcatttttgtcaaaaatgctTGTCTAGTTATTTGAACACTCCGTTAAAAAAGGACAAGTTTATTCTATGTACAGACAGAAAGCCGTGGATCtactatatttatatcgcaaaataaattcttttatttcctttatttcctttaattccattatatgtttcgcgtatCGTTCGCCTTACATCTTGAATCGCGCCAATTGTTCGGATAAGGAGAAAAAAAAACGTACTAATCTCACGTTACGCAAAGTAACGTGAAATCGAAAAGTAGTACGCGGAAAACAACGCGTTCTTGATCTGTCACCAACAGATTTGAAACAATAAACACACGCAGGCTCGCAGTCTTCGAATGCCACGTGATTTCACGTGATGCAAGATTAGTGTGTTCCTACCTCAATACGCCGCTATTCACGTTATCGATAAACCGCAATAATCCGCGTATCGCTATGCCACATCAAAAGGGGATGTGTTCGAAAACGTGTGATCATACATTATCACGGGGAAGATTTTCGCGAGAAACTTTGCGGCGCCGCGAAGTCTCGATAATGGCTGGGACGGTGACCTATTGCGAAACCTATTCCGAAGAAAATGCTACAAGTAGAGTTCGCAGGCGGCACGTGGGTATCGTGTGCCATCTGTGTGCGTGAGAATCATCCTTGACACCGATACTAAAGGTGAAAAAGCACGCGATTAAATCGATGATCTATATGAGCCTCCGTCGACGGCCGGAATTTGATTTTCGACTTTTGCTCGGCTCCTTTGGAGACCTTTTACCCGCACGATTTTTTTCGTGTAAACTAGCCGCGCGAGCAACCCGTTGCATATATCGCGGTAAACAAGTTGAAACTGGTCGACTATTATTGCGACACACGGCGGCTCGATGAAAATTAAGAGGAGGAAACGAAACGATAATGTATTTTCGAGCGGCAAGACGCGCGCGTCAGCGTCGAAATCGGGAGAAGAAGATCGTGAAGATAATGTCAGATATCGTGGACTTCTTtttagaaccgaagaaaaaTCTCAGCCGAGAACCAGTCCTTACAAATGAGATTCAATTAATCTGGACTTTGCGCCGAAGCCTGCAAGAAGTTCCAGACATTCGTCTTTTTACCGTTGCGATCCTATTTATAACGGGGAAAGCTATCGCGAATCttgtttgttgttgtcattCGTTGCTTGGAAAATTTGTTAgataacaatataattaaacgATTACCGTTGATAATTCGATTAGAAAATTCTCAGTCGGAACGAATGGTTAATGGAGCTTATTAGGGAGCTAACTGTTTTCAAATAGTTATATATGATGTATGAACGGTCGAAGTAATTGGCTTCCATTTCCTTACAGAAATTACACGaacgatttttatgcaaaataaaaattctctacgtCGATTGCAGCAAGCAGGAATTGAatcaaaattgattttcacTCTAAACATGTTTATAATCGGTTGAACATAATCTAACAGCAATATTAAATTTATCCTCTGCGTTTACTGTTTAGATTCGATTTGGTCAGTTtgttcataaatgcataaagatttgCAGTCTATTAATCACTTCCATTGCAGCATGCGCGTGGGCGAATCAAATTTTCTCATTCTATACGAAAGCATCTTCATTTGTTAAGTATTCTTCTGAatgatttaattaataattaataaatacttaatatattatatattattattattaatattataatataaatatattttattatatatataaaattaatatactaatatattaataattaataattaatattttccaTTTACGTTGCAAGAATATTTGAGATTTATTTTCTGATGAATTCGTATACACTTTAACGATACTTCACACTGACCTGTTTTTACGGGAGGCAGTTTTCCATTGTAAATAGCGTTCGCGGCTAACAGAAACTGGTAAATGGTGCAACATCGTATTCGTCGATGTAACGGAATCGTGTCAGGTATTCGTGTAACGTCGTTTCGTACGCGAAGAAAGCGGTTTCAATTAAAATTTCCAAGTATCCACGGATCGATCGGGTCGCGAAACCTCGATGGACACCGATCGCTCCATTGTGTCCCGTGGATCTCGCGGAAGAAACCGCCAGCTATTAGATAACccgaggagagaaagagataccGTACGAATATAGAGGCAGAGTCGCATAATCATTACATAACACCTGTCGAACGTAAACATTGCCCGCTGCCACGATTATTTCAACTCGAAGGGAAAAGAACCAGCTCGATCATTAGGATCGTTAATCGTAACAGAGGAATGCTGAGTTGCCGTTTGCCACTGCATTTAAAAATGCTTTTCTTATTCCTGACGTATGGTGTGCTTCGTGGAATCTTATCTAAACATTTCACTTGCTCCTTTTATTTATTcagaaaatttacaaatttacgaatttataaataaaatatttgcgaTTCTATCAATTTATTATTACAGGATCGATCGATATTGTATTTAAAAACTACAGTGAACCCACTAGATACAGTATTTCTTATTCTACTAATTTCTAAATACAGTATTTTTTATTCTAGCAACTTCTAAATACAGTATTTTTTATTCTACCAATTTCTAAATACAGTATTTATCAATATAGTATTTCTGAATACAGTATTGATCAATATGGTATTTCTAACTACAACATTTACCAATATGATATTTATGAATGCAGCATTTATcaatacaatatttaaaaacCACTTTCGTTAAAAGGCAATTATTCTGCACTTTTAAGTTCGATAATGTTTCTCGTTTTCATTACAAAGCCacagaatagaataataattaattattcgttATTCTTATTAACGAAATCAATAGTGTATCAAATTCGAGGTTCATTATGTACTTTGTTCATTAATACAACttacatacatttatattttatgcAACTGTTTACCTGTTTCAGTTTCATTAAATAAAACAGCAGATTAATATTCAAACGGTGAGAAAGTTCGTCACCTTCGCAGTAGAGTAGAGGGTGGTAATGAGACTTACGTCAGTTTTATTACTACCTAACTGATTCTTAAACGTTCGAATGTCGTGATGCTGTCCGCGTACTGACGTAACATTCAGTGACATAGGATCGCCTACGGGCATCCAGGTTATTTACTTTATTCAGTAATCTGAGCAACTTTTTCATTCATCTTTTTCATATCGACATGTCACATTTTACTACAGTCTACATGTATCGCAATATGTGCAAGAAGTACAGTatccataattatattaatattcaaattatgttatttaattattacatttaatattcataatttCTTTCGCAGATCAGTGATTTGGGTATACAGTGTGTGTTTATTGTTTAAAactttaaagtttgtttatctttataaatgatttagttgttGTATATTCGTCTATCGTGATTgcctacaaacattgacaatgaCGGAAATATTCTGTTTACTACATAGTTCGCAATAATTATTGTTTCTAAACACTATTTCGGACGGAGGTAACTGCGGTAGAAGAATAAACAACTGAAacctttataaaaataaacaaaatttaaagttgattttcTTGAAAACGTAGCGTAGTAAAAAACGTTACAccaaatttatttcttatttttttttttcgtagAATCACCCCCTTGTCGGTTGTATtacgaattccggcccaccTACAATTAAATCGAATGAAtgttaatgaaaaattatgctTTATGTTTAATGACTTCTTTTTATTCAATCTTCATGCTTAATAATGTTCGCGTAAACTTCCAATGTTATTTTCAATGATCATAATATGAGGATAATAAACGTTGTACAAAGTTTGAAATTTGTATATTCGAAAGATCCATTCGAAGCACTGTAAAAATTCTTTCGGGTAAATAAAGTTGTGCATACAGATCGCTACGATTTACGACGACAAAGTCACATTTTTTCATCTCTTTTTCATCGAGTTCGCCGAAtacatataatgtatgtatgtatgtcacTAGCAAAAATCTTTTGATCACAGTGCTACTCTATGATTGGAGAGACATTTGCCAAAATTGCTCAGCTTCTCATCGAAACGATTAAAATTTCACTTCGATCTCCTCCATTAGGCTACTACGCGGATGAAATGACCGACTGCCAGGTGTTCCACGTATGCCACGACGAGCTGGTTTCCTCGTTTCTCTGCCCGATCGGCTCCCTCTTCAGCCAGAAGCTGCTGACCTGCGACTGGTGGACGAAAGTGGACTGTTCCTCCAGCGGCGAGTACATCGGAGCGAACAGGGACAGCTACCAGCTGGACGACGACGAGATGATCAGGAATGCGTACGCGATGGTGAGCCTGCAGTCGGGAACAGACGTCACTAAGGACGGCTTGGTGGACCCTGACCGAACAGGGGCCATAGTAGACTATGACTGGTTCGCGGGGAGACTCTTCGACTATTACCCTTCTGGAGGGACCGGGAACGATTTGAGAAATACCTACGATTATTCTGGCACCGTGGACTACAACTCTCTTCCGGCTTACCGAACTTCCAGCAAAAATCAGGAAACGAGTCGGAACTACCAGGAGAGGTTCTCTGGTCGCGAGAAGGTCAGGAAACCTGTGAAGGATTCACCGATCATCCGAGTGCAGAACACCAAGGCTCACGAGGAGCAAAGAACGAGGGGCTACCAAGATAGCCATCGCAAGTCTGAGTTTGCCAATCAGTTCCAGCCCTCTTACGCACCTACCGTGCCCACTGTCACCACCACTACTAGAAGATTCTACTCTCCGACAGTGCCCACAACTGTCAAGCACTCTACGGTTGCCTACAACAAACTCGACCAGGCCATAGACAGCTCGGAGTACTACTTCTCGCACAGTGGAACCAAAAGTCTCGTCACACCTTCCATCAGAAGCTTTGCTCAAGACAGCGGGAGGAGCCCGCAGCTGGCAAGGGCCAAAGTTTACGAAGATTCGGTTCGGTCGATACCTCAAAGCGACGACAATCACGGGGAGAAGTACGAGGACGATTACGGCGAGGAGATCGTTGAGGACGAAGGAGGCGGAAGTTCTGCTGGGAGGTTCCAGGTCAAGGTAACCGATGATTATAGAGGGAACGACGAAGAAGGGGTCGACGATATAGAAACTAGAGGAAGCATTGGTCTAGGCCACGCGTTGCGCCAGCCGATCAGAGGAGTCACGGTGAAACAACACAATCTTGTGACAGACCAAGTGAAATCTGGGAAGGCCGCTAAAGAGCAATTGAAGGAAGGCTATCAGGACACTTTGGCTAGACCGAAGTCAACCGTTGCCGATGATGACGAACAAACCACTGAACCGTACCAAAGAGACGATCGAAGAGACGACCTGGAACCATCGACCATTCCTCCTTTCGTTGAGAGTACTATAAAAGCGACCACTGTGAACGACACTTCCCGAGATAAGGAGAAAGGTGTCACGGACAGAATTGATAGATCCGGAGAATTCTTAAGCAGCAAGGAACCCAGGAACCCAACGGAGCCCACCAGCAAGTTCCAGATAAAGGTGACCGATCAGGCTGAGGTGTCTAGTACTCTGCTGATCAGGGACGCGACCATCGATGATCCTTCTCATCCCGGAGCAAGAGACTACGTCAGATCACTGTCACTTCCCAGCGAAAAGTTGGATTACGAGGATGTAGAATCGTTCACGGACTCTAGGATTCAGGGTCATTCTTCGACTCCAGCTAGACCCTTGATTTCTTCTTCTGGCCGGTGGTTTTCATCGTCCGATCGCCTGCCAACCAGGAGTCCTCAATTTGGAAGCTCCTCAGCCTTTGGAGGAGATGCTCGCGTGAATGATACCCAAGATAAAGGCGTCGGCGATGTCGAAAAGCTTGAGGATAACAGAAGTTCCCCCGCGACGCAGAGAAGCTTGGAAGATGTGGAGAAGAGACTGGGAGAAATTGAGAACGAGCAGAAAGCGATCGAATCGTCGACAGTGAACCTTCTCTTCAGGTCGATCACGCCAGCGACGTTGAAACAGATCGAGGAAAACATAGACAAGACCAGTTCTCCTTATCAAGTGACGCTGACGGTGAACAAGGACAAGGACCTGGTGTCGAACGATGACTTGATCGGCAAGCTGGTCGCTCAACAGGGTAAAGAGGTCACTACTTTGATCGACAAAGCGGACGAACTCGAGGTCATGAAGTTCACAGAAACTGAGCCACCGACGACTATTCAACCAGAAGATATCGCTGCGAAGAATCTGGATCAATCTGTAGACTACTACCAGATCGCCGACGGCAACTTAACGGGCGAGTACATGGACTCGCTGAAAAATCTCAGCACCGTCAATCTATTTCAGCTGATGTACGAGCTGCTGAAGGTAAACCGTTATCCACGACCCTTCTCCTTGGGGAACATGATGTTCAGTGATCAGTCTTCGGGAGCCGAAGGGATCGCCAAAGATGTAAATTCTGGTGTGCAGAATGAGGATTATGGGAAGCTCGAGGAGACTTCCGCAACGGAGAATCCTGTTCCTTTCAAAGAGA is a genomic window containing:
- the LOC117218800 gene encoding uncharacterized protein LOC117218800; protein product: MPISLRTLCLVTLVLCNIHGSLEHEIPRRSSLSRRAIDGTRGRKYFDPDEEGVLDSYGSAGGQYDSSEDPMDFADIRMNVPGEPGIDYPAYTTLPQTGFTCEGRSRGYYADEMTDCQVFHVCHDELVSSFLCPIGSLFSQKLLTCDWWTKVDCSSSGEYIGANRDSYQLDDDEMIRNAYAMVSLQSGTDVTKDGLVDPDRTGAIVDYDWFAGRLFDYYPSGGTGNDLRNTYDYSGTVDYNSLPAYRTSSKNQETSRNYQERFSGREKVRKPVKDSPIIRVQNTKAHEEQRTRGYQDSHRKSEFANQFQPSYAPTVPTVTTTTRRFYSPTVPTTVKHSTVAYNKLDQAIDSSEYYFSHSGTKSLVTPSIRSFAQDSGRSPQLARAKVYEDSVRSIPQSDDNHGEKYEDDYGEEIVEDEGGGSSAGRFQVKVTDDYRGNDEEGVDDIETRGSIGLGHALRQPIRGVTVKQHNLVTDQVKSGKAAKEQLKEGYQDTLARPKSTVADDDEQTTEPYQRDDRRDDLEPSTIPPFVESTIKATTVNDTSRDKEKGVTDRIDRSGEFLSSKEPRNPTEPTSKFQIKVTDQAEVSSTLLIRDATIDDPSHPGARDYVRSLSLPSEKLDYEDVESFTDSRIQGHSSTPARPLISSSGRWFSSSDRLPTRSPQFGSSSAFGGDARVNDTQDKGVGDVEKLEDNRSSPATQRSLEDVEKRLGEIENEQKAIESSTVNLLFRSITPATLKQIEENIDKTSSPYQVTLTVNKDKDLVSNDDLIGKLVAQQGKEVTTLIDKADELEVMKFTETEPPTTIQPEDIAAKNLDQSVDYYQIADGNLTGEYMDSLKNLSTVNLFQLMYELLKVNRYPRPFSLGNMMFSDQSSGAEGIAKDVNSGVQNEDYGKLEETSATENPVPFKEKTFETLGTENPVLSKEIFESLRTENPVPSKEIFEIHRTENRDPSKGKIFETLRTENPVPSKEIFETLRTENRDPLNEKIFETPIKEYANPSKEKIFETFGTENPVPSKEIFETLRTENRDPSKEKFFEAPIKEYAVLPKEKIFESPITERAIPSEEKIFETPASETTVSLERKIFETPTTESSVPLKERILGKLSQSFGSPRYRNEWYVDVPLPERALDFQTGLPLKRSEVDGETNNERSNTTDKSPPKASVTTTTPKPTLTTEFPKEIVHTLFVPSIGFSFDTNKGRSEYVDAVLGGLIDPQFVESRRKETLVGLDGETLFSENGTSDGDAEKIKRGTVSSEKEVTRLE